Within the Armatimonadota bacterium genome, the region CTCAGGTGATAGACCTCGTGCTGCAAATCGCCCACAAGGTACTGCGCGAGGAGATACAGGCTCGACGCGAAGCCACCCTGTCTATCATCAAGCACGCGCTGAGACGTGTGGCGGACACCGAACATGTGCGCATTCGCGTACATCCCGATGACCTGCAAATCGCCCGTGAGCACCGAGAGGACTTCCTTGCCGTGTGCGATGGTACCAGGCAGATTGAGATTGTGGACGACCAGCGCGTGGGCGGCGGCGGTTGCATTATCGAGACGCCCAGCGGTACGATAGACGCCTCCCTGCGCACGCAGATGCAATCGGTGGAGAAAGCGCTGAGAGACACAGAGCAGGCATCTTAACACGGCAAACTCAGGCATGGTGCAGCATAAAATGTCCGACAGTGCGACCAATCTCACACCACTGACATCACCCGACCTGTCGGCGGCGCGGGAGCGATTACGCCTGCTGGACCCGATTAAGGTACATGGTCGGGTGCAACAGGTGATCGGGCTGGTCATCGAAAGCATCGGTCCCGCAGCGCGTGTGGGTGAGGTGTGCGAGATTCATTTTCAGCGCACGCGCCCACCGATTTTTGCAGAGGTGGTCGGCTTTCGGCAAAACCGGGTGCTACTCATGCCTCTGGGCGAGATGGAAGGCATCACCCCCGGCAGCCAGGTAGTCGCAACAGGCATGGTGCACAAAGTACCTGTCGGAGAGTGTCTGCTGGGGCGCGTGTTGGATGGATTGGGCAGACCGATGGACGGCGGCACCGCCATCGCCCCGGAAACACTCTACCCGGTCAACCGCCAGCCCCCGAACGCCCTGACACGCAAGCGCATTACCGAAGCCATCAGTCTGGGGGTTCGGGCGATTGACGGGTTGCTGACTGTCGGTAAAGGGCAGCGCATCGGCATCTTCGCGGGGTCGGGTGTCGGCAAGAGTACCCTGCTGGGCATGATTGCCCGCTATACCAGCGCGGACGTGAACGTCATTGCCCTCACCGGCGAGCGAGGGCGTGAAGTGCGCGAATTCATGGAAGAGGACCTGGGTGAGGAGGGTTTGAAACGGTCGGTCGTGGTGGTGGCGACGTCGGATCAGCCCGCGCTGTTGCGCATCAAGGCAGCAATGGTGGCAACCACCATCGCGGAGTACTTCCGCGACCAGGGGCTGGATGTGCTGCTGATGATGGATTCGGTCACACGCCTGGCGTTAGCGCAGCGCGAAGTGGGACTGGCTATCGGGGAACCTCCTGCCACGCGCGGTTACACACCGTCAGTATTTGCCCTCTTGCCCCGTCTGCTGGAACGCGCGGGCACGTCGGACAAGGGAACCATCACGGGGCTGTACACTGTGCTGGTGGAAGCCGATGACATGAACGAACCCGTTGCCGATACCGTGCGAGGCATTCTGGACGGACATATTGTGCTGTCGCGTACGCTGGCGCACCGCAACCACTATCCTGCCATTGATGTGCTGTCGAGTGTCTCGCGCGTGATGCCACAGATCACCGATCAGGAGCACCAGCAGGCGGCGGCACAGGTGCGCAAGGTGCTGGCAAACTACACCGAAGCGGAGGACCTGATCAACATCGGCGCATACCAGCAGGGTAGCAATCCGGATATCGACTATGCCCTGCGCTATATCGGCAAGGTGCGCGAGTTTCTGCAGCAGGGCAAGCTGGAGGGATACCCGTTAGAGCAGACCATCCAGCGATTGAAGACCTTGTTCGACGATTGAAGTCACCATGCGGCGGTTTGAGTTCTCGCTTCAGAAGGTGTTAGACTTCCGCCAGAGGCGGGAAGAACAGGCGATACGTGCGTTTGCGGAAGCACAAGCTCAATGGATGCACGAACAGACTGTGTTGCACCAGTTGCTTGCCGAACGCGAAGCGTGTTTGCATCGTTCGCACCGCCACCAGCATCTGGCAGTCGAACTGCTGGAGGTGGAACAGACGTACCTGTCGGCTTTAGAGGAGCGTATCGAGACACAGCGCGAGCGGGTCGCGGAGGCAGAAAAGGTGATGGAAGAGAAGAGGCAGGCTGTGATAGAGGCACAGCGCGAACGTAAGGCACTGGAACGCCTGCGCGAGAAGCAGTATGAGCAGTGGCGTCAGGAGATGCTACGCGCCGAGCAGATGGCGCTGGACGACCTGGCGACAGTACGGGCTGTACTCTCGCCGGGCGTTTTGACGATGCACCCAGGAGGTGATGAGCGTGAGTAGCCTTTACGCACAGGCGGTGGCTCGGATGCACGCCCTGTGGCAGCGCGTGGAGCAGCTATCCACCGTCCCTCCTACCAACGCATCTTCCGCGTTTGCACAAGCATTGCGTGTGGCGCAGCGAGGAACAGCTGCCATGTTGCCGACCACCATCAGCGATCTGATAGCGCGTGTGGCGCAGGAGGAAGGCGTCGACGAGGCGCTGGTGCGTGCGGTGGTGCAGGTGGAATCGGGCGGAAATCCCCGTGCGGTCTCGCCCAAAGGGGCGATGGGCTTGATGCAGTTGATGCCACGCACCGCTGAGGCGATGGGGGTGAGCAATCCCTTTGATCCGGAGCAAAACCTGCGTGGAGGGGTGCGCCTGCTACGCGGTTTGCTGAACGAGTTCGGCGACGCACGCCTCGCGCTGGCAGCGTATAACGCAGGCGGTCCAGCGGTGCGTCAGTATGGCGGCATTCCCCCGTATGCAGAGACGCAGCAATTCGTGCAGCGGGTGATGGAGCTGTGGCAGGGTGAGCAGCGATGAAGCGGTTGCTGATCGTGCTGGTAGTCTTGCTGATACTGCTGGGCATTCCATACGGGCTGGCGAAGATGGGTATTATCCCTGTGGCGAAGCTGACGGCGAAGAGTCCTGCGCTGGCGAAGTTTGCACGCATGGCAGGACTACTTCCCCGCAAGCAGGTAGTTCACGCCGACACGAAGGAGCAAAAACCTTCCAGCAACGTCTCCGGCTCTCCTGCACAGCCTGTGCAGATGCCCCGCCCTGCCCCACAGGTGTCCGCATCCGCTTCCCCATCTGCCCCTGCTGCCGACACCGCGAATCGCCAGATTGGCTGGGTGGCAAAGGTGTATGAGAACATGGAACCTGAAGAGGCGGTACGCATCCTCGAGAAGATGGATGACCGCGAGGTAGTACCTCTGCTGCGTCGCATGAAGCAGAGACAGGTAGCGCAAATCCTCGCCCTCATGCCTCCCGACCGCGCCGCCCGCCTCTCTCGCACGCTGATGATACAGAGATAAGGTATAATACAAGTATGAACCCCTTTCCCGGTATGAACCCATATCTGGAACGCTACTGGCGGGACGTGCATTCGCGCCTGATTGTGTATGCGTGCGATGCCATCCAGGGGCAGCTTCCACCCGGCATGGTGGCACGCATCGAGGAGCGTGTGTATGTAGACGTGCCTCATGACGGCATCCGCCGCATCATCTATCCCGATGTGCATGTCTCTGAAACGCGAGAACCCGTGCGCGGAGGAGGCACAGCTACCGCCGTGCTGGAAGAGGTAAAGACTGAGCGGCTTATTATTGAGGTCGAGGAAGAACCGATTACCGAGACCTACATCGAGATTGTAGACCTGTCGGGTGGAAGGGTCATTACCGTCATCGAGGTGCTCAGCATCGCCAAGAAGCTGCCGGGAGAGGGACAGGATGTCTACCTGCGCAAGCAGAGAGGGGTTCTTGAGGCGGGTGTGAACCTGGTAGAGATTGACCTGCTGCGTACCGGTCAATGGGTGCTGAGTATCCCGTTCGGAAATATCCCGCCGGAGCGCCATACCCCTTACTTTGTGGTCGTCTTCCGCAGCTGGCAGCCGAAAAAGCGCGAGGTCTATCCCATTGCTCTCAACCAGAGGTTACCCCCAATCGCCATCCCTCTGCGCCCTACCGACCAGGATGTGCTGCTCGACCTGCAAGAGTTGGTCAACCGCTGCTACGAGGTGGGGCGATATGACCAGTGGATAGACTATTCCCAGGACCCGGATCCCCCCTTGCCGCCCGAAGGAGCGAAGTGGCTGCACCAGCTGCTGGTGGAAAAGGGTAAACGGAGCGGCTAGACCTGCCATGCTCTTTCTATCATCTTGTACCCCACCGGGTCGTGTCTTGCCAGTTCCTCGCGAGTGAAGGGGTAAAAATCGTTCTTGCCGAAGTACGCCTCAGACAGCTCGGCAAAGTACTCCTGCACATTGGTGGTCGCATACGCTTTTTGCTTGCCCCCACGGATATACTCCACTTGCTCGTAGAGACCACGTTGCATAGCGTGCCGATAGGCAATCAGCACCATCCGGTTCTCATAGCCCAGCACCTGATGGTGGTAGGCGTGAGCCAGTTCGTGCAGTAACATCCAGGGCTGTTCCCCCCGCGACCACTGGACAAAGTTGCGGGCGTTGTTGATTTCCACGTTCCCTGCTTTTTCAGGGTTGTAACCGTGTTCACGCAGCCACTCGGCGGAGGGATGGTACTCTGCCGCGCCGCGGGGATTGTTCTCCCATTCCAGCCAGATGCGCACGCGACGCAGTTCGCGCAGAGGCTCCGGCGGAACCGCACGAATGATTTGACGGATTTGCTTCTCCAGCTCCTGCAATGCTTCCGCCATTTCGGTGGAGTGCGCGAGTACCTGTCGGTGGATAAGCACCGTAAAGTCCATGATGCGGCGCTGAGCGTACGCACTCAGAGGCTGGTTCAAGTCACGCGAAACAGGCTGTGGGAAACCCCGTTTCATGGAAGCTCTACTCCTCCTGTCTACACCTTTTGCGTTTGTCGAAGAGCGTTTTCCAGCAGGTCCAACATATCCCCCAGAGCGGCAAGTGGCGAGCTGCTGCCCATCAGAGATAATCGCACCCCCTCGCCCGTGAAATGATGCTGGCGATACACATGGGTCAGTGCCCGAACCGCCTGCGGCGTGAGCCGAACATGGCTCTGGAATCGGATATTCGCCCACTGTTTATCTGCCTTCACCTCGGCGACGCCGATTCGCGCTGCCTGCAAGCGCAAGCGCAACAGCCACAGTGCGTTCTGCACCACCTCCGGCAACGGTCCAAAACGGTCGCGCAGCTCCGCCTCTATCTCCTCCACATCTTGCATTTTGCGCACTGCCGCCATCTTCTTGTAGAAGAAGATGCGTTGCGACTCGTCGGCGATGTAGGCAGGCGGGATATAAACGTTCACGGGCACGTCCACGGGCGGCAAGAAGAAGGTCTCTTCCGGTTGACCGCGCAGTTCACGAATGGCTTCCGCCAGCATCTCGGCGTACAGCTCAAAGCCTACGGAGATCATTGCGCCGTGCTGTTCCGCACCTAACAAGTTGCCCGCACCACGTATCTCCAGGTCACGCATCGCCAGTTTCAGCCCCGATCCCAACCCTGCAAACTCGCGCAGAGCGTTCAGCCGTTGCTGGGCACGCTCGTCCAGCCGGGCGTCGTTGCGGTAGAAGAAGTAGGCGTACGCCTGTCGGTCACTGCGTCCGACGCGCCCTCGCAGCTGGTACAGCTGCGCCAGCCCCAGTCGGTGCGCCCTTTCTACGATCAGCGTGTTGGCATTCGGTACATCTAACCCGTTCTCGATGATGGTGGTGCATACCAGCACATCAAAATCGTGATGATAGAAGCCCAGCATCACCTCTTCCAGTTCCTCATCAGGCATCTGCCCGTGCGCCACACGGATACGCGCGAAGGGCACGAGCTCCTGCACATGCTGGGCGACATGGTAGATGCTTTGCACGCGGTTATGCACGTAGTACACCTGTCCGCCGCGCTCCAGCTCGCGCAGGATAGCCTCGCGTACCACGTCGTCATCGTAGGGGCGTACGATGGTGCGAATGGGTAACCGTCCAAATGGCGGATCGTTCATCACGCTCATCGCTCTCAAACCGCCCAGCGCGATGTGCAGGGTGCGTGGGATAGGAGTAGCGGTCAGTGTCAACACATCCACCTGCGTGCGCAGGCGTTTGAGATGCTCTTTTTGTGCCACACCAAAACGCTGTTCCTCGTCCACCACCAGCAATCCCAGGTTGTGGAACCGCACATCTTTAGAGAGCAGTCGGTGCGTGCCAATGACCACGTCTACCGCTCCCACACGAAGCCCTTCCACCACCTCTTTCTGCTCCTTGGGGGAGCGGAAGCGGTTGAGCAGTTCCACCCGAATGGGATAGGCGGCGAACCGCTCGCGGAAGGTGTTGTAATGCTGTGCCGCGAGCACGGTGGTCGGGCACATGACTGCAACCTGCTTGCCCTCCATGACCGCCTTGAACGCAGCGCGTATCGCCACCTCCGTTTTCCCAAAGCCCACATCGCCGCATATCAGCCTGTCCATCGGTTTCCGACTGCCCTCCATATCGCGCTTCACATCCAGGATAGCGCGTCGCTGGTCGGGTGTCTCTTCGTAGGGAAATGCCGACTCCATCTCCTGCTGCCAGGGGGTATCGGGACTGTACGGTGGGCGTTCTGCCGCCTCACGCGCGGCGTACAGGCGTATCAACTCCTCCGCCATCCGACGCGCTTTCGCTTTCGCACGCCGTTTGGTCATCGCCCATTCCGAGCCGCCCAGACGGTGTATCTCGGGTGGATTCTCCTCCGAACCGATATACTTTTGCAGGCGGTCAATCTGGTCAACGGGAACCAGCAGGGTGTCGGGCGGAGCGTACTGGATCAGCAGGTAATCGCGGCGCACACCCAGCACCTCGCGTTGCACGATACCCCGATAGATGCCGATGCCGTGATGAATATGCACCACGTAGTCGCCCGGACGCAGGTCCAGGATAGAGGAGAGAGGAATGCCCTCATGCACATGCCGCCGCAGGATACGTACCCTGCTGGCACCAAACAGCTCGGCATCGGTCAGTACCACCAGCCGTGCTTTCTCCCACAGAAAACCGCTGGACAGACGGGCGTGCGCCACGACCAGCGCGCCTTGTTCTCCCTCGACAGGCTCGTCGGCAGGAAACAGGTCGTGTTCCTCCAAAATCTCGCGGACGCGGTGCGGCTGCTCAGTGGCGACGACCACGGTGCATCCGCTCTCCAGCCAGTTGCGCAGCGTGCCCATCAGCGCGGATAACTGCCCCCTGTACCCGGGCAGGGCGCGGGCGGTCAGTTCCTCTTCGCGAGCTTTGGGAAGCAGCTCCTGTGGGGTGGGAATACTACTGAACGCTACCCATTGTCGACCATCCAGAAGATGTTTGAGGACGGAGGGAAACCCCTCAGGTTGAGGCACCGCAAACGGCAGGCTGTGCCATAACTTTTCTATCGGTAACATCTCGCCGCGCTTCACCCTGTGCGACAGCACATCCAGCGAGTCTCTGCTAGATGAGGCATATACCGCTTGCTGCTGCAGGGGCTCGTTCAGAACCAGCAAGCAGTCGGACGGCAAATACTGCAGTACATCCACCCCATGATGCAACAGTGCAATGTAGTGCTCCAGTCGCTCAAACGCCACGCGGTTTTGCAGGCGCAACAGGTCGTCTTCGATACGCTGACGAAGATCTTGAGAGGCACGCTCATTGCCCTCTGCGACCAGTTGCGCCAGTGTCTCCTCCAGCATCTGCGACAGGAGGCGGATTGCCCCTTCCACATCTGCGCTATCCCAGAGCACCTCGCGAGCAGGCGTCATCGTGCACTCGCTCAGATGGCACGTAGCGCGCTGCGAGTCGGGGTCAAAGGGCTGCAGGCGGTCTATCTCATCGCCGAAGAACTCCATGCGCACCGGCTCATTGGCATGCACGGGGAAAACATCCAGAATGCCCCCGCGTCGGCTGAACTGCCCGCGCTGTGCCACCATCTCCTCGCGCTCATAGCCCAGTTGCACCAGCCGGCGCAGAAGATGTTCCATATCCACCATCTCGCCCTTGCGCACCGTGAAGGTGGCTTTACGCAATGCATCGGGGGGCAAGGTCGGTTCGAGCAGACTCTGGGGAGTGGTAATCCACACCTTCGCCCGCCCGGTAGCGACCTTCCACAGCGACTCGATGCGGCTACCGATGAGATGCAAATCGGGCGGTGTGTCTTCAAACAGCTCGCTCAGTATCGAAGGCAGCACCACTATCTGCTCTTCGGGCACACCCAGCACGGCAAGGTCCAGCGCGAGCGTTTCTGCTCTCTGCGTATCTGCCACCAGCACACACAGCAGCGGACTGTCTTCCCGAAGTGAAGCAGCAATGAGTAAAGGCAGCAGGTTCCCCGAAACATCGGTGAACTCGGTGCGATGGGACTGAGGCGAGAGCAGATGAGCGCCAGCGCGCACGCTGGACAGCGCGCGGAGGGGTTCCAGCAGCTCCTGTAAACGAGGAACGTCCATTGTCGGTAGAGATTATACCTCAGATTCGGGTTTGCAGTGAGCCGGGTGAGCTATACGAACACAACCAGGGTCTGTGCTCCATCAGCTGGCTGAATGCAGATGCCTTCTCCTGTAACCATTGCTTGTCCGCCCTGTACCTCCCGAATCGGCTGCGCGTTGCGCAGAAGCACTCTCCACCTCTGAGTGTCGCCTTCGGCGCAGAAGGTGATGCGCTCGCCTTCGCGTCGGGTACGTAGCACCAGCACCATTCGCCCCTTCACGTCTGGTACGCCGGTTTCCACCTCTGCTCCGTCATCCAGTTCGAAAACGTGGAAGGTCACGCCGTCGGGGTAGTGGTAGTCGGGTCGGTCGTCTACTGCGCCCATCGGGATGACCGAGTTGGGGCGTACCATCAGCGGAAGGCTCAGGAAACCGTGCTGCTCCCGTATCCACCGACCGCCTTCCACCACCTGTCCACTCAGCAGATTCGTCCAGCGTCCTGCGGGCAGGTAATAATCCACTGTACCGTCGGGCGAGAAGACGGGCGCTACCAGCAGGCTCGGTCCCAGCATGTACTGCCTGTCCAGCGTGTCGCAACCGGGGTCGTCGGGAAACTCCACGAACATCGCCCGCATCATGGGGATTCCCTCTTCGTGCGCTTCCACCGCGTGGCGATACAGGTAGGGCATCAGACGGCACTTCAGCCGGGTAAAGAAACGCAGCACTTCCACCGCTTCCTCATCAAACAGCCAGGGCACACGGTAGGAGCTGCTGCCGTGTAGTCGGCTATGCGAAGAGAGCAACCCGAAGGCGCACCAGCGTTTGTACAGGTCGGCAGGAGCCGTGTCCACAAAACCACCGATGTCGTGGCTCCAGAAGCCGAACCCGCACAGGCTCAGCGACAGCCCGCCCCGAAGCGTCTCCGCCATCGACTCGTAGGTAGCGGTACAGTCGCCGCCCCAGTGTACAGGGAACCTCTGTCCGCCCGCCGTCGCTGACCGCGCGAAGAGCACCGCCTCGCCCTCCCCGCGCACTTCGGTCAGCAGTTCGTACACCGTCCTGTTGTACAGGTAAGAGTAGAAATTGTGCATTCGCACCGGGTCGGAGCCATCGTGGTAGACCACATCGGTGGGAATGCGCTCGCCGAAGTCGGTCTTGAAACAGTCCACGCCCATTTCCAGCAGTTGGCGCAGTTGTCGTTGGAACCACTGACGCGCCTCGGGGTGAGTGAAGTCCACAATACCCATGCCTGCCTGCCACAGGTCGGTCTGCCAGACGCTACCGTCTGGGCGTTTCAGCAGGTAGCCGCGTTCCATGCCCTCCTCAAACAGGTGTGAACGCTGTGCGATGTAGGGGTTCATCCACACGCAGATGTGCAGACCGCGCTCTTTCAGACGGCGCAGCATCCCTTCCGGGTCGGGGAAGACGCGCTTGTCCCACACAAAGTCGCACCAGTGAAACTCGCGCATCCAGAAGCAGTCAAAATGAAACACGCTGAGCGGAATGTCGCGTTCCGCCATTCCCTGGATGAACGATGTGACCGTCTGCTCATCATAATCGGTGGTGAAGGAGGTGCTGAGCCACAGCCCAAACGACCATGCCGGTGGCAGGGCGGGGCGTCCCGTTAGCGCGGCGTAGCGATGGATCACCTCTTTCGGCGACGGTCCGTAGATGAGGTAGTACTCCAGATACTCGCCGGGCACGCTGAATTGCACACGCTCCACGTTTTCGGAAGCAATCTCCAGAGAGACCTTCTCCGGGTGTGCCACGAACACGCCGTAACCGCGATTGGTGAGGTAGAAGGGGATATTCTTGTAGGCGATTTCGGTGGCGGTGCCTCCATCCTCGTTCCACATCTCCACCACCTGCCCGTTTTTCACAAACGGGGTGAACCGCTCGCCCAGTCCATACACGCATTCGCCGACGCCCAGTCCCAGCTGCGCCATCATAAAGTGTCCTTCGGGAGTGTCCATCCAGGCAATGCTCTTCGCGCCGGAAGCGGTAACCCTCTTTCCACCGTCGAGAAACTCCATCAGCCACTCGCCCTCCGTGCGCACACGCACGGTCAACTGTCCCGTGGTCAGCGCGACGAATCCCTCACCCTCGTCTATCTGCACCACAGGAGCGGGGAATTCCTGTACTTCAAAGTGCGGGTGGCGCACTGGCGTGCCCTGATGATGCCAGATCTGCACGCGGACGACGTTCCCAAGAGGCGAGGAGAGCTTGACCGTCAGCAGCGGCGTGTCCAGCGTTGCCACCCGACTGCTCACCCATTTGTCTGGCGCGTACAGGGTCAGTGAGTTGCCGTCGTGCTCGTAGTCGTGAACATGCACCGCGTAATGGGGCGTCACGCCCTCGCGCATGAGCCAGACACCTTGAGAAAACTTCATGGCAGCACCTCCCGCCGAAAGATTATGCTTTTCACCGGAGCAATCCTGCGGCGGGATGGGGCGAATCGCCGGGTATCGGGCGAGAAAAAATCCCCCCTTCCACGCGGAAAGGGGGGTGAGAGGGCTAAAGAGTGGCTGATTTCAGTCGACAACCTCCGGTTCGCGCACGGGCACTTGTTCCTTCGGGTAGATGCCCCTTCGGAATATCGTACGCGCAATCCAGTTGCCCATGTCATCGAACACCGTATACACACAGGGAATGACCACCAGCGTCAACAAGGTAGACAACAGCAACCCGCCGATGACTGCGATACCCAGAGGCGCGCGGAACTCGGAACCACGCCCGATTGCCAGAGCTACAGGCAACATGCCAAACACCATCGCAAAGGTGGTCATCAGAATCGGGCGCAAACGGGTGGGGCCGGCTTCCAGCAACGCCTGCAAACGCGGCAGCCCACGACTGCGCAACGTGTTGGTATAGTCTACCAGCAGGATGGCGTTTTTGGTCACCAGCCCCATCAGCATGATGATACCGATCATCGACACAATGTTGAGCGAGTTGCCGGTGATGATCAGTCCCAACAGCGCACCGATCATCGCCTGTGGCAGACTGAGCATGATGGTCAGCGGCATCAGCAGCGATTCGAACAACGCTGCCATCAGCATGTACACCAGTATGATAGCCAGCAGCAGTGCCTGTCCCAGGTATGCGCCCTCTTCCTGCTGGAACTGAATCTCACCAGACCACTTCAGTTGCACACCGGGCGGTGGTAGATTCGCCTTTGCCAGAGCCTCGTCGATCACCAGCTGCATATTGCCTGGCGCGTAGCCGGGCTTGAGGAATGCGGTAAAGGTGACCAGTCGCTGGCGGTTCTTGCGGTCTATCTTGGTCGGACC harbors:
- a CDS encoding EscN/YscN/HrcN family type III secretion system ATPase, whose amino-acid sequence is MVQHKMSDSATNLTPLTSPDLSAARERLRLLDPIKVHGRVQQVIGLVIESIGPAARVGEVCEIHFQRTRPPIFAEVVGFRQNRVLLMPLGEMEGITPGSQVVATGMVHKVPVGECLLGRVLDGLGRPMDGGTAIAPETLYPVNRQPPNALTRKRITEAISLGVRAIDGLLTVGKGQRIGIFAGSGVGKSTLLGMIARYTSADVNVIALTGERGREVREFMEEDLGEEGLKRSVVVVATSDQPALLRIKAAMVATTIAEYFRDQGLDVLLMMDSVTRLALAQREVGLAIGEPPATRGYTPSVFALLPRLLERAGTSDKGTITGLYTVLVEADDMNEPVADTVRGILDGHIVLSRTLAHRNHYPAIDVLSSVSRVMPQITDQEHQQAAAQVRKVLANYTEAEDLINIGAYQQGSNPDIDYALRYIGKVREFLQQGKLEGYPLEQTIQRLKTLFDD
- the fliJ gene encoding flagellar export protein FliJ, whose amino-acid sequence is MRRFEFSLQKVLDFRQRREEQAIRAFAEAQAQWMHEQTVLHQLLAEREACLHRSHRHQHLAVELLEVEQTYLSALEERIETQRERVAEAEKVMEEKRQAVIEAQRERKALERLREKQYEQWRQEMLRAEQMALDDLATVRAVLSPGVLTMHPGGDERE
- the mfd gene encoding transcription-repair-coupling factor: MDVPRLQELLEPLRALSSVRAGAHLLSPQSHRTEFTDVSGNLLPLLIAASLREDSPLLCVLVADTQRAETLALDLAVLGVPEEQIVVLPSILSELFEDTPPDLHLIGSRIESLWKVATGRAKVWITTPQSLLEPTLPPDALRKATFTVRKGEMVDMEHLLRRLVQLGYEREEMVAQRGQFSRRGGILDVFPVHANEPVRMEFFGDEIDRLQPFDPDSQRATCHLSECTMTPAREVLWDSADVEGAIRLLSQMLEETLAQLVAEGNERASQDLRQRIEDDLLRLQNRVAFERLEHYIALLHHGVDVLQYLPSDCLLVLNEPLQQQAVYASSSRDSLDVLSHRVKRGEMLPIEKLWHSLPFAVPQPEGFPSVLKHLLDGRQWVAFSSIPTPQELLPKAREEELTARALPGYRGQLSALMGTLRNWLESGCTVVVATEQPHRVREILEEHDLFPADEPVEGEQGALVVAHARLSSGFLWEKARLVVLTDAELFGASRVRILRRHVHEGIPLSSILDLRPGDYVVHIHHGIGIYRGIVQREVLGVRRDYLLIQYAPPDTLLVPVDQIDRLQKYIGSEENPPEIHRLGGSEWAMTKRRAKAKARRMAEELIRLYAAREAAERPPYSPDTPWQQEMESAFPYEETPDQRRAILDVKRDMEGSRKPMDRLICGDVGFGKTEVAIRAAFKAVMEGKQVAVMCPTTVLAAQHYNTFRERFAAYPIRVELLNRFRSPKEQKEVVEGLRVGAVDVVIGTHRLLSKDVRFHNLGLLVVDEEQRFGVAQKEHLKRLRTQVDVLTLTATPIPRTLHIALGGLRAMSVMNDPPFGRLPIRTIVRPYDDDVVREAILRELERGGQVYYVHNRVQSIYHVAQHVQELVPFARIRVAHGQMPDEELEEVMLGFYHHDFDVLVCTTIIENGLDVPNANTLIVERAHRLGLAQLYQLRGRVGRSDRQAYAYFFYRNDARLDERAQQRLNALREFAGLGSGLKLAMRDLEIRGAGNLLGAEQHGAMISVGFELYAEMLAEAIRELRGQPEETFFLPPVDVPVNVYIPPAYIADESQRIFFYKKMAAVRKMQDVEEIEAELRDRFGPLPEVVQNALWLLRLRLQAARIGVAEVKADKQWANIRFQSHVRLTPQAVRALTHVYRQHHFTGEGVRLSLMGSSSPLAALGDMLDLLENALRQTQKV
- the yicI gene encoding alpha-xylosidase encodes the protein MKFSQGVWLMREGVTPHYAVHVHDYEHDGNSLTLYAPDKWVSSRVATLDTPLLTVKLSSPLGNVVRVQIWHHQGTPVRHPHFEVQEFPAPVVQIDEGEGFVALTTGQLTVRVRTEGEWLMEFLDGGKRVTASGAKSIAWMDTPEGHFMMAQLGLGVGECVYGLGERFTPFVKNGQVVEMWNEDGGTATEIAYKNIPFYLTNRGYGVFVAHPEKVSLEIASENVERVQFSVPGEYLEYYLIYGPSPKEVIHRYAALTGRPALPPAWSFGLWLSTSFTTDYDEQTVTSFIQGMAERDIPLSVFHFDCFWMREFHWCDFVWDKRVFPDPEGMLRRLKERGLHICVWMNPYIAQRSHLFEEGMERGYLLKRPDGSVWQTDLWQAGMGIVDFTHPEARQWFQRQLRQLLEMGVDCFKTDFGERIPTDVVYHDGSDPVRMHNFYSYLYNRTVYELLTEVRGEGEAVLFARSATAGGQRFPVHWGGDCTATYESMAETLRGGLSLSLCGFGFWSHDIGGFVDTAPADLYKRWCAFGLLSSHSRLHGSSSYRVPWLFDEEAVEVLRFFTRLKCRLMPYLYRHAVEAHEEGIPMMRAMFVEFPDDPGCDTLDRQYMLGPSLLVAPVFSPDGTVDYYLPAGRWTNLLSGQVVEGGRWIREQHGFLSLPLMVRPNSVIPMGAVDDRPDYHYPDGVTFHVFELDDGAEVETGVPDVKGRMVLVLRTRREGERITFCAEGDTQRWRVLLRNAQPIREVQGGQAMVTGEGICIQPADGAQTLVVFV